GCTTCATCTCGAGATCCAAGTGTTCGTCCAAACATTCCAAAGAAGCTCCATTGAGTCGAAACGCTCGAAGAAGCAGAGGATAATAAATGTCAATGATCTTCACCTTGAACACCTGAGAAACTTGTATCCGACTTAGACGGACGAGGAAAGTCAGAAGAGTAATAGCCAACACTCATGCACCCATTCGCGTACTCGTTGCAGGCCTGAGAGAATCCGAAACGCTCGCTGGGAGGGATCCGAAGCAGAAGATAGGAGGTTTTGCAGGTAATAAGAAACGCGTTCTCATTGTAGACATGTGATGCCGACTCGGAGGACGCAACACCAGGCTCGTTATAATACGGTTTCTCGTTCAGAACCAGTGCTTGAATGGAGACCAACACTTGGAGCATCGTGGACCTAGATGGGTTCCACTTCTCCGTCTTTTTTCCTGTCAACGTGTTTAGAAGGCTCTAGTAAAATACTTTTTTGCTTAAAAAACATACTTCTTCTAATcaacatgaaactaattttaCCTAACCTCCTTCTCCTTATGTAAACATATACCCGTATATATTCTCCTTCTTTTACACTCTTGTGTCTCTcatatttatcattattttgaattttttttctattaagatATAATGTATTTTATCTAGTGCTATTTTTTCCTAAtagttattttatcatttttttaaccatATTATTGGTATGGAGTATTTATAGGCTTTGACAGTGGTTAATGATCATCGGAAAGTCTAACTGATCACCTTTggtaagtttttttcttctaattacttttttttcatccataaaACTTAAATTCAAGATCATTTTTAAGGAAATTAAGTCTAATATCACCCATACTAATGACTTATCGGTTGTAACTCTATTTTTTAAACCgatttctctctttcatcaataatttcaaattattttttaagttgtttttgttgaagaatttagtttttaaagttaatactaaagatatttaaacttcattttatttcttagaataatatacttaattatgagatattcaaaattaattgttattgatattaaaatctatagaaaaaagttatgatatcaatgacaaatatttttatatgtgttttataattattcataattgttatatatatatatatatatatatatatatatatatatatatatatgtgtgtgtgtgtgtgtgtgtgtgtgtgtgtatttatcGAAGCATCTCGATCAGAGAAGAGACGACCAAATTGATGCTTAGTTTCTTCGTGTTTTTTGCACTCAAGATTGTAGGACTGTGTATCCTTCGGAGACCCTCTACGAAAGAAGAGATGACCAGACTAACACTTAGTCCCTTTGTGCTCTCGCACTTGAAGTTGTGGGGCTATGTATTCTTTGGAGACCCTCAATCGAAGAAGAGATGATCAAACTGACACTTAGTCCATTTGTACTCACGCACTCGGGACTGTAGGATTGTATACCCCCCGGATAGAGAAGAGACGACCAGACTGACACTAAGTCCCTTCGTGCTCTTGCATTCAAGATTGTAAGATTATATACCCTTAGGTCAAACCCCTTTTGTTGAACCATCTCGGGAATGGACCAATGCTCTAGGTTTACTAGATACATGACCCATTATGCATCCTAGGCTACTAAGCCACATAAACTGCCTAACATGTCCAGTGATCTCGAAACGTCAAGCAacgataagataagataaaccTTCTCTCGGGAATATCAGATTAGTCAGTTATgacatatatctatatatacctTGATACTTAACCTAACCTAAGGAGACATATTACACTTCACACTTAAAGGTATTTGAACTAAGTCTCTTTCATCTAAAATACGATCGAGttacacaatatatatatatatatatatatatatatatatatatatatatatatatatatatatatatatatatatatatatacacattatttttttacgaCTCTTTccttattgtatatttttttacggcTCTTCCCTTATTTTATTCTTCGTGTTGTAGTCTCTAGTTTCTTAggaataaattatcttttttttttttcaaatttctatcaatgtgttgttttttagaaatttacAGTCTCTAATttattgtgatattttttaaaaaaatctattaactATATAAACAAGAtagtgaaaaattaaataagccCAAGCAATACACGGACTAAAACATTAGTTGctataatgattttattttctaattacagCATTGTAATCACATCCTTAAGAATGTATATATGCTTACATATCTTTCTTAGATCGAATTCAAAACctcttcaatatttttaatatatattatcaactCAGCTATACTTATTAGTATGAATAGGCAATTGTTAAATATACcataactaaattaataatatacttctcatttctttttatttttactcataAACCCGTCCCGTTTGTAGctaattaactttaattttctttctttcctaaaCCCGTCCCGTCCCGTCCCCCAACTCACCTTATACTCCCATGTCATTCTACTTTTTTTCCCACGGAAACAACATTCACGAGGTTGAATTCTTGTACCTCCTTGGAGTTCAACCACGCATACCCTCATCCATACCTTAATTCCATACACCTATTTTGTTGGGATTGCAAAATAGGATCCTAATTCAATAGGCATACCAGAATCACATGATATGTGGTCAATCCAGGACACAGAGCAAAATCATCTCGAGCACAAACTCCTTCTAAACTTGTATTCCTAATGACAAAATACACTAAATGAAGAAAAACGCAGTTCTTAACaagtaatcataaaaaatatcaatcagAGTGCGAACAATTAAGGAGAAAATTCATAACCGAAAGAGCAGAAGGACCAAAAAGATATACAAAATATTAGACTTTGTGAAAACCAAGTCCAAATCCAAAACCgcaaatgaagaaaaaagaaaccagCATAAGCCGCCGTAAGGGGTTTTGAGAATTAGTTTGAGAAGAattgtcaattttttaatttcttaaaaattatttcctcATTTGGTCTCTCGGGTGTGTTCATGACTGAGCCCTGTTTGCAGTgaaagaaagttaaaaaaaataaatgagattcatatttttccttttatttatttagttcaaAACTTTCATATCATTTCACTTCTATTTGATTTGATGCTCATTTCATTCCATCAAACATTCTATTAGAGAGGgatgtattttcttttctcatggAAGATTGTATGAGAACAATAAAGATACCAGGGTAGTTTGGgacaagtgaaaaaaaaatgaaggggaAAGGTAGGTGTACATAACTAAAGTTCATCAGTTTTGTTGTTCCTTACATAATGGAAATTAAATAATACCCATATTTTTTAATCggaaaaataagataattaaattaataattggtACAGAGATACCACCAACACATACACAAATACacattaattacaaattttctATTGATTTGTGTTtcaagataaatattaataagtcAACATTACATCTCCATATTTACTCGCTACAGTTTGCCTATTGGTTAGTTTCTATTTATAAACTTTCACCTGAAAGTGTAAATACAAAATAACCAAGACTTCAACCAAATATCCCTCCCATCCTCTATTGTCAATAATTATCTAAGGAAATCAAAACACAATTAAATCAGGACACCACACATggataatgtttttggctttctccaataaataataataccCATTAGTTACATAGATAGCAAGGCCCCTATTTTCACGATAGAATCAGATGGAGAATCTCCCCTGATAACTTGAATGATTTTTCTGTTTCTTCCAAACAGTGGTTTTTTTATGTAaccaaaataatgattttattttagtaatatTCAGTTTTGTTGATATCaggttttagggttaggggtGATTTCAGAATCTAAAagtcataatattttatataaaaaataatttggttcttaacaaaatcttaaagcttctaataattaaaaagactCGTGTTAACAGAGTCTCACATTAGCCTTCGTCAAACGTCAATCATAGACCGCGGAGTTCCTCTTCTTCCTAATTTCATCACCATATTTTatgctttgtttcttttatcTATCTCGTTCTGTTTctgatttgtttgtttctctctctctcgtttTAATTTATCTCTCTTAAACGAAGCATATGCCCACAATGCAGAAGCAGTATGATTACAAACTTCCGGCAACAACGCAATCTTGATGATATGTTTTTTACATGACAGTCCATTTTTTTTCACCGTCGAGTCActgattttctttaaaaattaaaatcaacagaGTCAAACCTTAATCTATCGGATAAGTTTCATCTCCTCCAATCTAACAAGTCACTgggacatattttaaaataactgaTTTATGGGACACATACACGCAccttttttaactttcaaacaaaattatctAAGGATTTTAAGTATTTTGGAATTACCTTTTGATTTAAGTAGTtttagcattttaatttttagacaaACTTTTATGCTAAggatttaactattttttgcattattctcttatttaagTACTTTTAGTATTATTCTCTGATATGATTATGATAAGAGTTTTCCTTATAATATTTCTCACACAATTACTTTTCAATTTTCAGACAAACTTTACGCTAAGGATTTCAAGTAATTTTAGTATTATCCTCTGATTTAAGTACTttcagtattttaatttttagatcaATATGCCAAAGATTTTTAGTACTTTTAGTATTATTCTCTCATTATATTTGATAGAGTTTTGCCATATAATAATTCATGCtataagaaaattacttaattaaaaattaaattttgattctaaagaatatatgaaagaattaaaaaattacactttAATTTCGTCTTTTCGCATCTTAGACCATCACCACTTAACAATAAAGAGGAGCCACGCACGAGttataaatagaataaaatagcatcaccaaaagaaaaacaattgtgaaaatgaaaaactGGGATACACTTTTAAattatcattcaatcataaattattattaatataacttttaaataatttattgttattaaataaaatggcataattaaaagaatttcTAAATTGTTAACAATCTAAAATTCTTTAAACTTACTctagataataattaaaaacactattaatatattagataaataaaa
This region of Glycine soja cultivar W05 chromosome 17, ASM419377v2, whole genome shotgun sequence genomic DNA includes:
- the LOC114393480 gene encoding putative ubiquitin-conjugating enzyme E2 38, which translates into the protein MLQVLVSIQALVLNEKPYYNEPGVASSESASHVYNENAFLITCKTSYLLLRIPPSERFGFSQACNEYANGCMSVGYYSSDFPRPSKSDTSFSGVQGEDH